One segment of Halomonas sp. TD01 DNA contains the following:
- a CDS encoding DUF427 domain-containing protein, with translation MQNAPRIELHPISQRVQAQVDGTLIADSTNTLELREYGYPPRHYFPREDVRMDLLTISETTTYCPLKGDVTYCTPMWRGAMTSSRYAQKIWI, from the coding sequence ATGCAAAATGCCCCACGCATTGAGCTTCACCCTATTAGCCAACGCGTGCAGGCGCAGGTTGACGGCACGTTAATCGCCGACTCCACCAATACGCTTGAACTCCGCGAATACGGCTACCCACCACGCCACTACTTCCCACGTGAAGACGTGAGAATGGATTTACTTACTATTTCAGAAACCACCACGTATTGTCCGCTCAAGGGTGATGTCACCTACTGCACACCGATGTGGCGTGGAGCGATGACCAGCAGCCGATACGCTCAAAAAATATGGATCTAG
- a CDS encoding Mbeg1-like protein — protein sequence MKIAWIILIMFVLAGCAGNRYGEVAIGSHSVWCNERYLPERDSIETVQDELHLDVAKNGYLYAFLGAYAFQKDSKGGSDHLFVLPEYIERVESLSEQDDETGFEAEVFKVYSSQSNLFEVVIVFIGSNDMADWRTNFSFINRRQYDQARNYVLNVEKEFPEMKFVVAGYSLGGGLAVHVTKHEQTSAKVQQAWAFNSSPKTWGDGSNDARIWQASMSRDALKIARLPIFRVLPGVSRIGAGSGQRAENYYLVESNRVYAHFRWVLARDMLHVADLALYKEGVEEESSKPLHLLKLSSFAACNAAL from the coding sequence ATGAAGATTGCGTGGATTATTCTGATAATGTTCGTGCTGGCTGGATGCGCGGGAAATAGATATGGCGAAGTAGCAATCGGGTCACATAGCGTTTGGTGCAATGAAAGGTATTTGCCGGAAAGAGATTCGATTGAAACAGTACAAGACGAGCTGCATCTCGATGTCGCAAAGAATGGATATCTGTATGCCTTCTTGGGCGCTTATGCATTCCAAAAAGATAGCAAAGGTGGTTCAGACCATCTATTTGTATTGCCAGAGTATATTGAAAGAGTTGAATCGCTTTCTGAGCAGGATGATGAGACAGGGTTCGAAGCTGAGGTCTTTAAGGTATATTCCAGTCAGAGCAATCTATTTGAGGTTGTAATTGTTTTCATTGGCTCGAATGATATGGCTGATTGGAGAACAAATTTTTCTTTTATAAATCGACGTCAGTATGACCAAGCAAGAAATTATGTACTTAATGTTGAGAAGGAGTTTCCGGAGATGAAGTTTGTCGTTGCCGGATATTCACTGGGTGGTGGATTGGCAGTTCACGTAACAAAGCATGAACAAACGAGTGCCAAGGTTCAGCAAGCTTGGGCTTTTAACTCAAGCCCAAAAACATGGGGTGATGGAAGTAATGATGCTCGAATTTGGCAGGCTTCTATGTCACGTGATGCGCTTAAGATCGCGAGGTTGCCCATATTTCGGGTTCTTCCTGGGGTATCTAGAATTGGTGCAGGAAGCGGTCAAAGGGCGGAGAATTACTATCTAGTTGAATCGAATCGTGTTTATGCTCATTTTAGATGGGTTCTAGCGAGAGATATGTTGCACGTGGCTGACTTAGCTTTATACAAAGAAGGCGTTGAGGAAGAGTCATCAAAACCATTACATCTACTTAAATTATCTTCGTTCGCTGCTTGCAATGCCGCCCTCTAA
- a CDS encoding DUF4365 domain-containing protein: MAKRTNNHKLGDLGELKVRMIFSEAGFAISEMSKDYGEDFFVFGEDAGVIEPFRIYVQVKTSEKNDQHKSDWTIYEDCLTVRNWIIGNDLTILVRHNKKSGEYKFCVPEDEVEYWNLPFIKDSDIAINCNENFDAEAAKKLMWMARIRHYDRIVKITQPNEMGEDTWNDIPKYRLFCLELLVRLKLMDPVNLHLNNETYLKLANIAGEMIDDHEDSEDMSAVEKSRYAASFLLVVDQLEKVSGYSVGMSQFLLDSCACLLVQLMFHREEVAIKELQELASTLRLST, translated from the coding sequence ATGGCAAAAAGAACGAACAATCATAAATTGGGTGACTTAGGCGAACTTAAGGTTAGAATGATATTTTCTGAAGCAGGGTTTGCTATATCAGAGATGTCAAAGGATTATGGCGAAGACTTTTTCGTATTTGGTGAAGACGCTGGTGTTATTGAGCCTTTCAGGATCTACGTTCAAGTAAAAACATCTGAAAAAAATGATCAACATAAGTCTGATTGGACAATTTACGAAGATTGCTTAACTGTTCGAAATTGGATTATTGGAAATGATCTTACAATTCTTGTTCGCCACAACAAAAAGTCAGGTGAATATAAATTTTGCGTTCCAGAGGATGAGGTTGAATATTGGAATTTACCATTTATTAAAGATAGTGATATTGCAATCAACTGTAACGAAAACTTTGATGCTGAAGCAGCAAAAAAATTGATGTGGATGGCTCGAATTAGACATTACGATAGGATTGTCAAAATTACTCAGCCAAATGAAATGGGAGAAGATACGTGGAATGATATTCCTAAATACAGGCTATTTTGTTTGGAGCTGTTAGTTAGACTTAAACTCATGGATCCTGTGAATCTTCATCTGAATAACGAGACATATCTGAAACTCGCCAATATCGCTGGAGAAATGATTGACGATCATGAAGATTCAGAAGATATGAGTGCAGTTGAAAAGTCTAGATATGCAGCAAGCTTTTTATTAGTGGTAGATCAATTGGAAAAAGTTAGTGGATATTCAGTTGGCATGAGTCAGTTTTTATTAGACTCTTGCGCTTGCTTACTAGTACAACTGATGTTTCACCGTGAAGAAGTTGCCATAAAAGAGCTCCAAGAACTAGCATCAACCTTGAGGCTATCTACATAA